The genome window CACAACTGCTGACACCGGACggtaaattatatattttactgttatttaatttcatttcattcataCCATGATTTACACAGTTTGATCAACGCAATTGGTGACCTGCCCTGATCATTATGGTCATTGTAAATCtcaaggaaaaaaaaccaGAAGGTTcttgcaattttatttcactcaatTAACTTTACGATTTTACGTTTTCCTTGAGAATCCTTCACTtgatcgtgattttttttatcgtcctgaactcaaaaaataaatatattccacGTCCTTGAGTTAATCGGACTCAATTAGAtggttacaaaaatattttttcataataatattttcgctCTCAAGTGATTTTCTGGAATCACAGCATCAATGTCACCAATTAAAGTTTTCTCTGATCCTCGCATATTTATACTGACAGTTCATGATTAATTACACTCGACTAGCGCTATAATTAAGCCATCCTGATTATTTCTGCACTTGACAGTCTTGAATAATTCTGAGATAACTCCCCCTTCCCTGTATGACATAAAAATGCAGCCGAGTGAATAATTTCTTCGGTTAATTACGAGCACTAGTGACACAACCCATTCAATACTCATCATAGTCGAGTTTTCTATTTGTTCTCCATATTGTTTCGTGTGTAATTAATATTGCATGTCAACAAGGTAATTATGTATTGTTGAAATTCACTTCAACTGCTTGGGATAATCAGGCATTTTTCTGCGTTACTGCGTCACTTTTACTTTATGTCGATTCCAAGGTCAGAGGACGATACGAAATTCTGAGTTGCGTATATGCAAGTGGAATCTCTAGTTGAGCGAGTGCAATTTCGTTGAGCACTTAACGTTTACCATACGTCTTTGATTGGAGGGTGGGGTTGAGATGGATAAGGTTTATTTCCATGCACATTGGCTAGTGGAAAGTACTGAAGTCCTCTCTAAGGGCATTTAGTCCATCACCGTGGATGATTGGTGCTCATCACGTGCCCTCTGCATgatcaattttgattatttaaatcGTTGGGGGTAGATCATTCTAGGCATAAAGTGTCCCGGCAATGGAATTATGTTATAGTTAATGGTAAATAAAAGGGTTTGGAGGGGAGAATGACGCGGGGTCGCCGGACTGCCTCCGGCAACCGAATATAAGCTGATCATTTTCGCTCCAGCATCCATAGCCAGTCTTGTACTCAGTGCCTGTCAAACCGGTAGGTTTCATTTCACTttcacaattgtttttttttccttgtcATCTGTGGCCGGTCCTCATTGACATATTATACGTTGCATTGCGGTAACAGCAGTTTAGACGCAGGTGGGATtttaacgttttttttctaattctttGATCGGTTTTTTATtggtcgaattgctcgctatCTTTACGGAGGGAATATTTTCAAGTGATAAACACTGACTTGCgccaaaatttaattactctTCGAATCATCATAGACTAGACGAGTATTGAACACttagaattcaattttgacgAGATAACAGAGTTCGAATTTATTCTGACTTTCTATTGAGTCgcttgagatttttttatttttaatatgtgGGGAGGGGCAGTAGGCCATGTCCGAACTTTAAAAGTGTGTTGTGTGGTGATTTTTGGAAAGTTTTTCTGAATTCGAAATTATGTAGCGATTCTTgggaattatatatttatttttctttaaaagaGTTGATCACAGGAGGTAAACTAAGGaaagattaattatcaaactgTGATTCCCCTCTACTGTTTTTTAGACGATAAGGAAAATCAAGAGGAAAAGTTATTTCATAGCATGAAAATAAACTTCCACTTGATTTTAATCGTTCGATTGCAAGGCCACACTaaacgattgaattttttcctgctgaagaaaaaaatatccttaGTCTCGTTATTCCCTTCGTTTACCAACTGTCAATTAGGGTAGAAGGACATTACATAATGAACTGTTCGCATAAGCCCGTACCCTGGTCAGCCAGGCATACAGGACATTTCCAGAGGACACATAGGATCGATAAAATGTCGACGAGGTTGACGCACGGAGATTCAAATgcgcaataaaattttccgataattctgctctcgttttttttctgttcgtCAAAACTATGTTCAACAATCGCTCAAAAATATAATATGCCCTTCATTTGCGAGTGATAAGCCATTCAAAACCATGCGGGAAGATAGACTGATAGACGTGTGttttattcagtgaaaaaacgtCAAGCATTCGTATGACTCATATCACGCTCATGCTTTCAATAATCCCTCAGTATGAACAGAAAGTTGCATGTATTGCAAAAATGAATTCCCATTGTCAaccaaaaattaaatgaaagcGAGAGACTCTCTCCACTTAGATTATTTAGGATTCATTAACAGGCCCTAATAAACGGGCAGCGAACCTCGGAACTCGAGGTAAAAGTCGATCATTGCTCTCAGCATGAGTTGAGCTCATAATAACACAGAATTCAATATCCGCACGACCCATAACCACGCAAAATGAGTGATGACCCGTTGTCCCTCACGCGAATATTCTTTTCgcgataataataaatatatcgaTCTTATTGGACATCTATTTTTTATCACAGAAACTAGATTACAAACATGAAAGTCATTGCCCTCATCTTGGTGATCGCCTCAGTCGCTGCTGCACAGGTAAgacttcaataatttttttacatgcgtcgaaaaaattatgagccCACACCCAAATCAACCCCCAAAAAGTACCGATCGATTCCAAGTAGGGGAGGGTATACCTAATGATTACAATTTGTACTCTATTCAGCAAATTCAAGCCGTGGTAAGGATTATGCCCCATAATTCACAATCAACGGCGAACGGCACGATCAAGTTCATGCAGGATAAGCCTAATGGACCTGTCACTGTGACTGGAACAATTACTGGATTGAAACCTGGCAAGCATGGATTCCATATCCACGAGAAGGGAGACCTCACTCAGAACTGCACATCATTTGGTGCCCACTTCAATCCCGAGAATGTACGTAGAATCATTACCGTAGTCAACATCGACGTTGTCTGTTTATCTACCATCGTATAATCAAAGTCATTGATATTTTGAGCTTATCAGTCTCACAGGCCATTTGATTCCTCACTTTTTACTATCACAGAAAACTCACGGAGCTCCTACGGACACTGAAAGGCACATTGGAGATCTTGGAAATATTGAAGCCAATGACCAGAGTGTAGCTACCATCCACATCGTTGATAAAGTCATCTCCTTGAGTGGACCTCACAGTATCATTGGACGTGGTGTCGTTGTTCACAGTGGTGTTGATGACTTGGGGAAGAATGAAGACCAAGGATCAAAAACCACTGGCAATGCTGGTGATCGTGTAGGATGCGGTGTTATCGGTATCATGTAGGTTGACGAGTCCTTCCTGAATTTTCCCTCCACTGTTGCCTTAATCATAAGCACACGCTCTCTGTCCTGGATTACATTATTCCTCCCAAATGACGATAGTATTACTGTTGATGGAATTGTTTgtgtgatatattttttctcttcaaattgTTTGTTTCGATCCTGTACAATTCCCAGAAAGCTAAACAGCGGCATTTATAATCGATAAAAACTGTGCAATAATGTTCTGTTTTTTATAGTTTTATCAGTCATAGTAATGAATCACTGTACgcttttaagaattatttttattgaagctgaaaataaattatgctAGCAGCTTAGGAGGATTTTGTTTGTTGCTGTGTTGCTTTAAGGGTGTTATGTGTGTCTTTAaacaatcacatttttttatatatcaCATTTCTAAAGCCCGATTTCTTCGGAAGATCTATTTAAATTGCACATTCCATCTTGTTAAGTGCtaataaaaagttgaaaatttctgGAGATATGGTCAATCATATGCTGAATGTGACGGCGGTCAAACCGATCCAAATATTCCATGTCAAGTCTTGTGGCAGTTTAGTATATTATTATGTCAGATGCGGTTCCAGTTCATTaggtttaattaaataaatcaccGTTTAATCGCCCACACGcttaccatttttttcttcgattcGAAGGGTAATTTCGTACACGAACACgaattcattatttcactTCACCCTGTAATCTCACGCCCCAGAGCAGTGAACAAAGCATTTCACTATGTAAAGGGCTTGAGGTGTTGTAGATAAgctatttatcatttttcatgcTTTGTAAATGGATCACGTAGAAGGAGCACAATTTTTATCTGTCCCGAAGTGGTTTCGATCtactgtcgattttttctcgcagGTCCCCAACCGGAAAACTGCCAGGTTCATCAGCTACAACTATGTCTCATACCATTGGCATGCTTCTACTGTCAGTAgtcatgacattttttggtcAACAAGGCTGAATGAATTCTCTCATCTCAGATATATATCATCGTCATCAAGCGCATAGGCAAGAtccaaagaaaattaattacttaaGTTATATATTCTTTGAATACTTAGTATTTATAATAACCAACTTTGTccattttttgtaattatttaaatgtctcATGAGACACTAGTAATTTTATAAATGTTTATGACTGTTTGTCACGGATATCTATGGTACTTAATGATTGTAcatattttacaattatttctTGATTTTACTGTATGGAAATAATTTCGGTTTGTAGGGAATTATATTTTGGAGAATATACagcttttgaaaaataaataaatgggaatAGTTCTAATGATTGTGTATCTTTATTTTCCCTTTCATGACAGATAATCAtgaatgtaatttttattttctctgacCAAATACAGAATGAGTGTCGCtggaaattgaattatctACGTTACACTCATCTGTTGAAAACACGAtatcatttaatattttccacTCAACGACCATCTGCTTTGCCGAGTCGAAATTGAGAAGGATTACCTTAAATGAACGTATGCTGGGCGCAGTTACATCCATCCTTTCATTACTTAATGGCTGTGGTCATGCAAAAATAATCTCGAACTAATCG of Diachasmimorpha longicaudata isolate KC_UGA_2023 chromosome 3, iyDiaLong2, whole genome shotgun sequence contains these proteins:
- the LOC135160724 gene encoding superoxide dismutase [Cu-Zn]-like, giving the protein MKVIALILVIASVAAAQQIQAVVRIMPHNSQSTANGTIKFMQDKPNGPVTVTGTITGLKPGKHGFHIHEKGDLTQNCTSFGAHFNPENKTHGAPTDTERHIGDLGNIEANDQSVATIHIVDKVISLSGPHSIIGRGVVVHSGVDDLGKNEDQGSKTTGNAGDRVGCGVIGIMSPTGKLPGSSATTMSHTIGMLLLSVVMTFFGQQG